One stretch of Methylococcus capsulatus DNA includes these proteins:
- a CDS encoding B12-binding domain-containing radical SAM protein → MPAPKVRNLKAVPAIVLSTLNARFIHASLGLRCLLANLGELRPDAVLAEFVITDRPAEVAEKLLALHPRILGLGIYIWNVEETTRLVALLKAVRPELVVVLGGPEVSHEWEEQPIARLADYIVGGPGELVFPRLCRDILSGTPPAGRFLRAELPDLDALELPYACYDEHDIAHRLIYVEASRGCPFKCEFCLSALDRTARPFETGRFLAAMEGLYRRGARHFKFVDRTFNLNIGTSLRILEFFLDKADPSLFLHFEVIPDHLPDRLKEALARFPPGALQLEIGVQSFDPEVQARISRRQDNAATEANLRWLRRHTHAHLHVDLIAGLPGETLEGFGRGFDRLIALDPHEIQVGILKRLRGAPIDRHSRSCGMRYNPYPPYNVVRTDVMDFMALQRLNRFARYWDLVGNSGRFKGVRAILLGSAPFARFMAFSDWLYGRTSKTHEIALDRLYDFVFEFLIEACSEDNARVRQAVAADFRASGTKRTPRCLLDGRTAETPRRVENAGSRRQMRHGLG, encoded by the coding sequence ATGCCGGCTCCGAAAGTCAGAAATCTCAAAGCCGTGCCGGCCATCGTATTGTCCACCCTCAACGCGCGTTTCATCCATGCATCGCTCGGCCTTCGCTGTCTGCTTGCCAACCTGGGTGAGTTGCGGCCCGATGCCGTGCTGGCCGAATTCGTCATCACCGACCGGCCGGCGGAAGTCGCAGAAAAACTGCTGGCCTTGCATCCGCGCATTCTGGGGCTGGGCATTTACATCTGGAACGTCGAAGAGACCACCCGGCTGGTCGCGCTGCTCAAGGCCGTCAGGCCGGAGCTGGTCGTTGTGCTCGGCGGGCCGGAGGTCAGCCATGAATGGGAAGAGCAGCCGATCGCCCGGCTGGCGGATTATATCGTCGGGGGACCCGGCGAGCTGGTGTTTCCCCGCCTGTGCCGGGACATCCTGAGCGGGACGCCACCGGCCGGGCGCTTCCTCCGCGCCGAGCTGCCGGACCTCGACGCTTTGGAACTGCCCTATGCCTGTTACGACGAGCACGACATCGCCCACCGCCTGATTTACGTCGAGGCCTCGCGAGGCTGTCCATTCAAGTGTGAGTTCTGCCTGTCGGCACTGGACCGGACTGCCCGGCCGTTCGAGACCGGCCGTTTCCTGGCCGCTATGGAAGGGTTGTACCGACGGGGCGCGCGGCATTTCAAGTTCGTCGACCGGACCTTCAATCTCAATATCGGTACGAGTCTGCGCATCCTCGAATTCTTCCTGGACAAAGCCGACCCGTCCTTGTTCCTGCATTTCGAGGTGATTCCGGATCATCTGCCGGATCGTTTGAAGGAGGCGCTGGCACGCTTTCCACCGGGAGCCCTGCAACTGGAAATCGGTGTGCAGAGTTTCGACCCGGAGGTGCAGGCGCGCATCAGCCGCCGGCAGGACAATGCCGCGACCGAGGCCAATCTGCGCTGGCTGAGGCGGCATACCCACGCCCATCTGCACGTCGATCTGATCGCTGGTCTGCCGGGCGAGACGCTGGAGGGCTTTGGCCGTGGCTTCGACCGCCTGATCGCTCTCGACCCCCATGAAATCCAAGTCGGTATTCTGAAGCGTCTGCGCGGTGCGCCGATCGACCGCCACAGCCGATCCTGCGGTATGCGCTACAACCCTTATCCCCCTTACAACGTGGTGCGGACCGACGTCATGGATTTCATGGCTCTGCAGCGCCTGAACCGCTTCGCCCGTTATTGGGACCTGGTCGGGAATTCCGGACGCTTCAAGGGTGTCCGGGCGATCCTGCTGGGGAGTGCGCCTTTCGCGCGGTTCATGGCATTTTCCGATTGGCTGTACGGCCGGACGAGCAAGACCCACGAGATCGCGCTTGACCGTTTGTATGATTTCGTCTTCGAATTCCTGATCGAAGCCTGTAGTGAAGACAACGCCCGGGTCCGGCAGGCCGTGGCGGCGGATTTCCGTGCCAGCGGCACCAAGCGCACCCCGCGTTGCCTGCTCGATGGGCGGACGGCCGAAACACCGCGGAGGGTCGAAAATGCAGGCAGCCGGCGTCAGATGCGCCATGGCCTGGGCTGA
- a CDS encoding extracellular solute-binding protein, with translation MDDLSHNFVFVYRARLHLPFDPGNRYSVPYLWGMTGIGVNAERINPASLHAWADLWQPRFHRALLLPNDMREVFHMAMLVLGLPVNSTDPAHIEAAYLKLRELMPNVRLFSSDAPQVLFITGEVDAGMIWNGVAYLAGREAPAIRFVQPAEGPLLWMDNLAVLKNAAHPDEAHTLIDYLLRPEVARLISETVGYATPNAAAVAILPPEIRNDPVIYPPADVLERGEYQVDLGEAIGQYTDYWERLKAGQ, from the coding sequence ATGGACGATTTATCTCACAATTTCGTGTTCGTTTATCGCGCGCGGCTTCACCTGCCGTTCGATCCCGGCAACCGCTATAGCGTGCCCTATCTGTGGGGAATGACCGGAATCGGGGTCAATGCGGAGCGGATCAACCCTGCCAGTCTGCATGCCTGGGCCGATCTCTGGCAGCCGCGGTTCCACCGCGCTCTGCTGCTGCCCAATGATATGCGGGAGGTGTTCCATATGGCCATGCTGGTGCTGGGGCTGCCGGTCAATTCGACCGATCCCGCCCACATCGAAGCGGCTTATCTCAAATTGCGCGAACTGATGCCCAACGTGCGCCTGTTCAGCTCCGACGCACCGCAGGTTCTATTCATCACTGGCGAAGTGGACGCGGGGATGATCTGGAACGGCGTGGCCTATCTGGCCGGGCGGGAAGCCCCGGCGATTCGCTTCGTTCAGCCCGCGGAAGGGCCGCTGTTGTGGATGGACAACCTGGCGGTCCTCAAGAATGCCGCACACCCGGATGAAGCGCACACGCTCATCGACTACTTGCTGCGGCCGGAAGTGGCCCGGTTGATAAGCGAGACCGTCGGCTATGCCACCCCGAATGCCGCCGCCGTTGCCATCCTGCCGCCCGAGATCAGGAACGATCCCGTGATCTACCCGCCGGCGGACGTCCTGGAACGCGGGGAGTACCAGGTGGACCTCGGCGAAGCGATCGGCCAGTACACGGATTATTGGGAGAGACTGAAAGCAGGACAGTGA
- a CDS encoding phage tail fiber protein: MTALSNYLENKLLDDLFRATAYAPPATLYIALLTAAPSDTGGGTEVAGGSYARVAVTSGLTAWNGTHGNTTGASSGTGGTISNAATIAFPAPTANWGSITHFGIFDAAAAGNLLVWGALSAAKTVNNGDPAPTFAAGALTVQIDN; encoded by the coding sequence ATGACCGCTTTATCCAACTACCTCGAAAACAAATTGCTCGACGACCTGTTCCGGGCCACAGCGTATGCCCCGCCGGCAACGCTCTACATCGCACTGTTAACCGCCGCGCCCAGCGATACCGGTGGAGGCACAGAGGTGGCCGGCGGTTCGTATGCTCGGGTTGCCGTCACCTCCGGGCTGACGGCCTGGAACGGCACCCACGGCAATACCACCGGCGCCAGCTCCGGCACCGGCGGCACGATCAGCAACGCGGCTACGATCGCGTTTCCCGCGCCGACCGCAAACTGGGGTTCGATCACCCACTTCGGTATTTTCGATGCGGCCGCTGCCGGCAATCTACTGGTCTGGGGTGCGCTCAGCGCGGCCAAGACCGTCAACAACGGCGATCCCGCCCCGACGTTTGCGGCGGGCGCTCTGACGGTCCAGATCGACAACTAA
- a CDS encoding phosphotransferase enzyme family protein yields the protein MSAAPESVAARFLPANEGCRLEPLGEGLINQTWLVSPAASPRFVLQRLNARVFAHPGRIAANLRRIQQRVRQGHTGLAEHWPDLIAPREGGDAFVDAEGGHWRALRYIEGSRVLERLATERQALEVGRVLGAFHAALGEIDYTELEDTLPDFHIAPAYLAQLDAVRRSAEPGNPAVRQFLDFVDARRDFVPVLERAKAAGRLRPRVIHGDPKLANILFDRQGERALALIDLDTVKPGLVHYDIGDCLRSCCNRSGESPQLPGATRFDLALCEAILKGYLQAAGDMLTAEDREHFYDAIRLIPLELGIRFLADHLAGDVYFRTESRGQNLHRARVQFKLVECIEADEAAIRRIVAASSPSMETAEG from the coding sequence ATGAGCGCAGCACCGGAATCCGTCGCGGCGCGCTTTCTGCCAGCAAACGAGGGGTGTCGGCTCGAGCCTTTGGGCGAAGGGCTCATCAACCAAACTTGGCTGGTGTCGCCGGCCGCATCGCCCCGCTTCGTGTTGCAGCGCCTCAATGCCCGGGTGTTTGCGCATCCTGGCCGTATCGCCGCCAATCTTCGCCGCATTCAGCAGAGGGTTCGGCAAGGCCATACCGGGCTCGCCGAGCATTGGCCGGATCTGATCGCGCCACGGGAAGGCGGCGATGCGTTCGTCGATGCCGAAGGCGGCCACTGGCGGGCGCTGCGCTACATCGAAGGCAGCCGGGTGCTGGAGCGGCTTGCGACGGAACGCCAGGCCCTGGAGGTCGGCCGGGTACTGGGGGCGTTCCACGCCGCGCTGGGCGAGATCGATTACACGGAGTTGGAAGATACATTACCGGATTTCCACATCGCACCGGCGTATCTCGCCCAGCTGGATGCTGTCCGGAGATCGGCCGAGCCGGGCAATCCTGCGGTGCGCCAGTTTCTGGATTTCGTCGATGCGCGGCGGGATTTCGTACCGGTGCTGGAACGGGCCAAGGCGGCGGGCCGTTTGCGTCCGCGCGTCATCCATGGCGACCCGAAGCTGGCCAACATCCTGTTCGACCGGCAAGGCGAGCGCGCCCTTGCCCTCATCGATCTCGACACTGTCAAGCCGGGGCTGGTGCATTACGACATTGGCGACTGCCTGCGCTCATGCTGCAACCGCTCCGGTGAGTCTCCCCAGCTCCCCGGGGCGACGCGCTTCGATCTGGCGCTGTGCGAGGCCATCCTTAAGGGCTACCTCCAGGCGGCAGGAGACATGTTGACGGCGGAAGACCGCGAACATTTCTACGACGCCATCCGGCTGATTCCGCTCGAGCTCGGCATCCGTTTCCTGGCCGACCATCTGGCCGGTGACGTGTACTTCCGCACGGAAAGCCGCGGCCAGAATCTCCACCGGGCGCGGGTGCAGTTCAAGCTGGTGGAATGCATCGAAGCAGACGAGGCGGCGATACGGCGGATCGTAGCCGCGTCCTCGCCTTCGATGGAAACCGCCGAAGGTTGA
- the smrA gene encoding DNA endonuclease SmrA — protein MNPDDKELFRREMEDVIPLRVSDHTFLRPKEPPTPGQLYRRSAAQRAVGRDANFLTTDFVEFVAREAVLSFRRQGIQHAVFRKLEQGAYGIEAALDLHLLSVEEARRAVFEFIRDCMKHDMRTVLINHGKGGREAGKPTYLKSYVARWLPQLDEVLAFHSAQRWHGGTGAVYVMLRKSERQKQITRQKLGLTSVKPK, from the coding sequence ATGAATCCCGATGACAAAGAATTGTTCCGGCGTGAGATGGAAGACGTGATACCGCTCAGGGTTTCGGATCATACATTCCTGCGCCCCAAAGAGCCGCCGACGCCGGGCCAGCTCTACCGACGTTCGGCGGCGCAGCGGGCGGTGGGGCGCGATGCCAATTTCCTGACCACTGATTTCGTCGAATTCGTCGCTCGCGAGGCGGTGTTGAGTTTTCGTCGCCAGGGGATTCAGCATGCGGTGTTCCGCAAGCTGGAGCAGGGTGCCTACGGGATCGAGGCGGCGCTCGACCTGCATCTCCTGAGTGTTGAGGAGGCGAGGAGGGCGGTGTTCGAGTTCATCCGTGATTGCATGAAGCACGATATGCGCACGGTGCTGATCAATCATGGCAAGGGCGGGCGGGAGGCCGGTAAGCCGACCTACCTCAAGAGTTACGTGGCCCGCTGGCTTCCCCAACTCGACGAAGTGCTCGCCTTCCACAGCGCCCAGCGCTGGCACGGCGGCACCGGCGCCGTGTACGTCATGTTGCGGAAGAGTGAAAGGCAGAAGCAGATCACTCGCCAGAAGTTGGGTCTGACCTCGGTCAAGCCAAAATGA
- a CDS encoding DUF4376 domain-containing protein, with protein MRYRATLPMPELRRLKQDQVNARRAELLAEGYEFEGATFATDPQSIANMTAVLAAIGAGVPLPEGFAWRDYANVNVPMDVETFKRFAGGLIGQVNRIYTQSWSKKDEIETSGTPASIDVDLKI; from the coding sequence ATGCGCTATAGGGCCACCCTCCCGATGCCGGAGCTGCGGCGGCTAAAGCAGGATCAGGTCAACGCGAGACGCGCTGAGCTGCTGGCCGAAGGTTATGAATTTGAGGGCGCGACCTTCGCCACCGATCCGCAGTCGATCGCCAACATGACCGCAGTGCTGGCCGCCATCGGCGCCGGCGTGCCGCTGCCGGAAGGATTCGCCTGGCGTGACTACGCCAACGTCAATGTGCCGATGGATGTGGAGACATTCAAACGGTTCGCCGGCGGATTGATCGGCCAGGTGAACCGGATCTATACCCAGTCCTGGAGCAAGAAGGATGAGATTGAAACCAGCGGAACACCGGCGTCGATCGATGTGGATTTGAAGATATGA
- a CDS encoding DNA adenine methylase, translating into MQYAKPIFPWIGGKRRLARHILPLFPAHDCYVEPFCGAAALFFLKEPAKCEVINDINGELVNLYRVVQHHLEEFVRQFKWALTSRQIYEWMNATPEETLTDIQRAARFFYLQKLAFGGKVESRTFGTSTTSGPRLNFMRLEEELLAAHLRLSRTTIEHLPWEECICRYDRPHTLFYLDPPYWGTEGYGVENYVRMAELARTIEGRMVISVNDIPEMRAAFEGLPTKHAELCYSVGGGKRSRGSSGELIIRSWT; encoded by the coding sequence ATGCAATATGCGAAACCTATCTTCCCCTGGATCGGCGGTAAGCGCCGGCTCGCGCGGCATATCCTTCCTTTGTTCCCTGCGCACGACTGCTACGTCGAACCGTTCTGTGGCGCGGCGGCGCTGTTCTTCCTAAAAGAACCGGCCAAGTGCGAGGTCATCAACGACATCAACGGCGAACTGGTCAACCTGTACCGGGTGGTGCAGCATCACCTCGAAGAGTTCGTCCGCCAGTTCAAGTGGGCGCTGACTTCCCGGCAGATCTATGAATGGATGAACGCCACGCCCGAGGAAACACTAACCGACATCCAGCGGGCGGCCCGGTTCTTCTATCTGCAGAAGCTGGCGTTCGGCGGCAAGGTGGAGTCCAGGACCTTCGGCACGTCGACCACATCCGGTCCCCGGCTTAACTTCATGCGCCTCGAGGAGGAGCTGTTGGCGGCACACTTGCGGCTGTCACGAACCACCATCGAACATCTGCCGTGGGAGGAATGCATCTGCCGCTACGACCGGCCGCACACACTGTTCTATCTCGACCCGCCCTATTGGGGCACGGAAGGTTACGGGGTGGAGAATTACGTCCGTATGGCGGAGCTGGCTCGGACGATCGAGGGACGGATGGTTATCTCGGTGAACGATATCCCAGAGATGCGGGCGGCATTCGAAGGGCTGCCGACGAAACACGCCGAGCTCTGTTACTCAGTCGGTGGCGGTAAGCGATCCCGCGGATCGAGCGGTGAACTGATCATTCGGAGCTGGACGTGA